A single Anopheles funestus chromosome 2RL, idAnoFuneDA-416_04, whole genome shotgun sequence DNA region contains:
- the LOC125764077 gene encoding cyclin-dependent kinase-like 4 isoform X2, which yields MSSILSITGRSNFVPYSFPSLSITFFDSNLPFRWTSGESKAEGVIKAIQESMFVLSTLFSRSRGSSRMDRYEKLSRLGEGSYGVVYKCRDRETGSLVAVKRFVESEDDPAIRKIALREIRLLKNLKHPNLVCLLEVFRRKRRLHLVFEFCEHTVLHELERHPEGCPDNLTKQITYQTIQGVAYCHKQGCLHRDIKPENILLTAQGQVKLCDFGFARMLSPGENYTDYVATRWYRAPELLVGDTQYGTPVDVWAIGCVFAELVRGDALWPGRSDVDQLYLIRRTLGDLLPRHLAIFNQNEFFKGITLPVPPTLETLEAKMPSRTLANPLMMDFLKKCLDKDPAKRWSCERLATHQYFEDYITKQKEIEQTITLEQKQSGNRELKPKTSNTSLPQLPGTQESRVPQKNLFLRSDHHLPTI from the exons ATGTCTTCAATTCTATCAATTACCGGTCGATCGAATTTCGTGCCCTACTCATTCCCTTCTCTTTCGATCACCTTCTTCGACAGCAATCTACCCTTCAGATGGACATCCGGCGAGTCAAAAGCGGAAGGAGTTATCAAAGCCATACAGGAGAG CATGTTCGTCCTGTCGACACTTTTTTCCAGATCACGCGGCAGCAGTAGAATGGATCGGTACGAAAAGCTCAGCCGGCTGGGCGAGGGTTCGTACGGGGTGGTGTACAAGTGTCGCGACCGGGAGACGGGTTCGCTCGTTGCGGTCAAGCGCTTCGTCGAGTCCGAGGACGATCCAGCCATACGGAAGATTGCGCTGCGAGAGATACGCCTGCTGAAGAATCTGAAGCACCCGAACCTTGTCTGCCTGCTGGAGGTATTCCGGCGGAAGCGCCGCCTGCATTTGGTGTTTGAGTTTTGCGAGCACACGGTGCTGCATGAGCTCGAGCGACATCCGGAG GGTTGCCCCGATAACCTTACAAAGCAGATTACGTACCAAACGATCCAGGGCGTTGCCTACTGTCACAAGCAGGGTTGTCTTCATCGGGACATCAAACCGGAAAATATTCTACTTACCGCTCAGGGACAGGTGAAGCTGTgtgattttggttttgctcGAATGCTTA gtCCCGGTGAAAATTATACAGACTACGTAGCAACGCGATGGTACCGAGCGCCGGAACTGCTGGTCGGAGACACACAGTACGGTACACCGGTGGACGTGTGGGCTAtcgggtgtgtgtttgcggAGTTGGTACGCGGTGATGCCCTCTGGCCCGGCCGTAGTGATGTCGATCAGCTGTACCTAATCAGACGCACGCTCGGCGATCTTCTACCTCGGCATCTGGccattttcaatcaaaatgaaTTCTTTAAG GGTATAACGCTTCCCGTGCCACCAACACTGGAAACACTCGAAGCCAAGATGCCTTCACGTACCTTAGCAAACCCGTTGATGATGGATTTCCTGAAG AAATGTTTGGACAAAGATCCAGCCAAACGCTGGTCCTGTGAGCGGTTGGCAACGCATCAGTACTTCGAGGACTATATCACCAAACAGAAGGAGATCGAACAGACGATTACGCTCGAACAGAAGCAAAGCGGTAACCGGGAGCTTAagccgaaaacatcaaacacctCGCTACCACAGCTACCCGGAACGCAAGAGTCACGTGTACCACAGAAGAACCTTTTCCTACGGTCCGATCATCACTTGCCAACCATATAA
- the LOC125764077 gene encoding cyclin-dependent kinase-like 4 isoform X4 translates to MSSILSITGRSNFVPYSFPSLSITFFDSNLPFRWTSGESKAEGVIKAIQERSRGSSRMDRYEKLSRLGEGSYGVVYKCRDRETGSLVAVKRFVESEDDPAIRKIALREIRLLKNLKHPNLVCLLEVFRRKRRLHLVFEFCEHTVLHELERHPEGCPDNLTKQITYQTIQGVAYCHKQGCLHRDIKPENILLTAQGQVKLCDFGFARMLSPGENYTDYVATRWYRAPELLVGDTQYGTPVDVWAIGCVFAELVRGDALWPGRSDVDQLYLIRRTLGDLLPRHLAIFNQNEFFKGITLPVPPTLETLEAKMPSRTLANPLMMDFLKKCLDKDPAKRWSCERLATHQYFEDYITKQKEIEQTITLEQKQSGNRELKPKTSNTSLPQLPGTQESRVPQKNLFLRSDHHLPTI, encoded by the exons ATGTCTTCAATTCTATCAATTACCGGTCGATCGAATTTCGTGCCCTACTCATTCCCTTCTCTTTCGATCACCTTCTTCGACAGCAATCTACCCTTCAGATGGACATCCGGCGAGTCAAAAGCGGAAGGAGTTATCAAAGCCATACAGGAGAG ATCACGCGGCAGCAGTAGAATGGATCGGTACGAAAAGCTCAGCCGGCTGGGCGAGGGTTCGTACGGGGTGGTGTACAAGTGTCGCGACCGGGAGACGGGTTCGCTCGTTGCGGTCAAGCGCTTCGTCGAGTCCGAGGACGATCCAGCCATACGGAAGATTGCGCTGCGAGAGATACGCCTGCTGAAGAATCTGAAGCACCCGAACCTTGTCTGCCTGCTGGAGGTATTCCGGCGGAAGCGCCGCCTGCATTTGGTGTTTGAGTTTTGCGAGCACACGGTGCTGCATGAGCTCGAGCGACATCCGGAG GGTTGCCCCGATAACCTTACAAAGCAGATTACGTACCAAACGATCCAGGGCGTTGCCTACTGTCACAAGCAGGGTTGTCTTCATCGGGACATCAAACCGGAAAATATTCTACTTACCGCTCAGGGACAGGTGAAGCTGTgtgattttggttttgctcGAATGCTTA gtCCCGGTGAAAATTATACAGACTACGTAGCAACGCGATGGTACCGAGCGCCGGAACTGCTGGTCGGAGACACACAGTACGGTACACCGGTGGACGTGTGGGCTAtcgggtgtgtgtttgcggAGTTGGTACGCGGTGATGCCCTCTGGCCCGGCCGTAGTGATGTCGATCAGCTGTACCTAATCAGACGCACGCTCGGCGATCTTCTACCTCGGCATCTGGccattttcaatcaaaatgaaTTCTTTAAG GGTATAACGCTTCCCGTGCCACCAACACTGGAAACACTCGAAGCCAAGATGCCTTCACGTACCTTAGCAAACCCGTTGATGATGGATTTCCTGAAG AAATGTTTGGACAAAGATCCAGCCAAACGCTGGTCCTGTGAGCGGTTGGCAACGCATCAGTACTTCGAGGACTATATCACCAAACAGAAGGAGATCGAACAGACGATTACGCTCGAACAGAAGCAAAGCGGTAACCGGGAGCTTAagccgaaaacatcaaacacctCGCTACCACAGCTACCCGGAACGCAAGAGTCACGTGTACCACAGAAGAACCTTTTCCTACGGTCCGATCATCACTTGCCAACCATATAA
- the LOC125764077 gene encoding cyclin-dependent kinase-like 4 isoform X5 — protein MDKWFGEKRLWLFGNHLPLLPRSNLPFRWTSGESKAEGVIKAIQERSRGSSRMDRYEKLSRLGEGSYGVVYKCRDRETGSLVAVKRFVESEDDPAIRKIALREIRLLKNLKHPNLVCLLEVFRRKRRLHLVFEFCEHTVLHELERHPEGCPDNLTKQITYQTIQGVAYCHKQGCLHRDIKPENILLTAQGQVKLCDFGFARMLSPGENYTDYVATRWYRAPELLVGDTQYGTPVDVWAIGCVFAELVRGDALWPGRSDVDQLYLIRRTLGDLLPRHLAIFNQNEFFKGITLPVPPTLETLEAKMPSRTLANPLMMDFLKKCLDKDPAKRWSCERLATHQYFEDYITKQKEIEQTITLEQKQSGNRELKPKTSNTSLPQLPGTQESRVPQKNLFLRSDHHLPTI, from the exons CAATCTACCCTTCAGATGGACATCCGGCGAGTCAAAAGCGGAAGGAGTTATCAAAGCCATACAGGAGAG ATCACGCGGCAGCAGTAGAATGGATCGGTACGAAAAGCTCAGCCGGCTGGGCGAGGGTTCGTACGGGGTGGTGTACAAGTGTCGCGACCGGGAGACGGGTTCGCTCGTTGCGGTCAAGCGCTTCGTCGAGTCCGAGGACGATCCAGCCATACGGAAGATTGCGCTGCGAGAGATACGCCTGCTGAAGAATCTGAAGCACCCGAACCTTGTCTGCCTGCTGGAGGTATTCCGGCGGAAGCGCCGCCTGCATTTGGTGTTTGAGTTTTGCGAGCACACGGTGCTGCATGAGCTCGAGCGACATCCGGAG GGTTGCCCCGATAACCTTACAAAGCAGATTACGTACCAAACGATCCAGGGCGTTGCCTACTGTCACAAGCAGGGTTGTCTTCATCGGGACATCAAACCGGAAAATATTCTACTTACCGCTCAGGGACAGGTGAAGCTGTgtgattttggttttgctcGAATGCTTA gtCCCGGTGAAAATTATACAGACTACGTAGCAACGCGATGGTACCGAGCGCCGGAACTGCTGGTCGGAGACACACAGTACGGTACACCGGTGGACGTGTGGGCTAtcgggtgtgtgtttgcggAGTTGGTACGCGGTGATGCCCTCTGGCCCGGCCGTAGTGATGTCGATCAGCTGTACCTAATCAGACGCACGCTCGGCGATCTTCTACCTCGGCATCTGGccattttcaatcaaaatgaaTTCTTTAAG GGTATAACGCTTCCCGTGCCACCAACACTGGAAACACTCGAAGCCAAGATGCCTTCACGTACCTTAGCAAACCCGTTGATGATGGATTTCCTGAAG AAATGTTTGGACAAAGATCCAGCCAAACGCTGGTCCTGTGAGCGGTTGGCAACGCATCAGTACTTCGAGGACTATATCACCAAACAGAAGGAGATCGAACAGACGATTACGCTCGAACAGAAGCAAAGCGGTAACCGGGAGCTTAagccgaaaacatcaaacacctCGCTACCACAGCTACCCGGAACGCAAGAGTCACGTGTACCACAGAAGAACCTTTTCCTACGGTCCGATCATCACTTGCCAACCATATAA
- the LOC125764077 gene encoding cyclin-dependent kinase-like 4 isoform X3, with product MDKWFGEKRLWLFGNHLPLLPRSNLPFRWTSGESKAEGVIKAIQESMFVLSTLFSRSRGSSRMDRYEKLSRLGEGSYGVVYKCRDRETGSLVAVKRFVESEDDPAIRKIALREIRLLKNLKHPNLVCLLEVFRRKRRLHLVFEFCEHTVLHELERHPEGCPDNLTKQITYQTIQGVAYCHKQGCLHRDIKPENILLTAQGQVKLCDFGFARMLSPGENYTDYVATRWYRAPELLVGDTQYGTPVDVWAIGCVFAELVRGDALWPGRSDVDQLYLIRRTLGDLLPRHLAIFNQNEFFKGITLPVPPTLETLEAKMPSRTLANPLMMDFLKKCLDKDPAKRWSCERLATHQYFEDYITKQKEIEQTITLEQKQSGNRELKPKTSNTSLPQLPGTQESRVPQKNLFLRSDHHLPTI from the exons CAATCTACCCTTCAGATGGACATCCGGCGAGTCAAAAGCGGAAGGAGTTATCAAAGCCATACAGGAGAG CATGTTCGTCCTGTCGACACTTTTTTCCAGATCACGCGGCAGCAGTAGAATGGATCGGTACGAAAAGCTCAGCCGGCTGGGCGAGGGTTCGTACGGGGTGGTGTACAAGTGTCGCGACCGGGAGACGGGTTCGCTCGTTGCGGTCAAGCGCTTCGTCGAGTCCGAGGACGATCCAGCCATACGGAAGATTGCGCTGCGAGAGATACGCCTGCTGAAGAATCTGAAGCACCCGAACCTTGTCTGCCTGCTGGAGGTATTCCGGCGGAAGCGCCGCCTGCATTTGGTGTTTGAGTTTTGCGAGCACACGGTGCTGCATGAGCTCGAGCGACATCCGGAG GGTTGCCCCGATAACCTTACAAAGCAGATTACGTACCAAACGATCCAGGGCGTTGCCTACTGTCACAAGCAGGGTTGTCTTCATCGGGACATCAAACCGGAAAATATTCTACTTACCGCTCAGGGACAGGTGAAGCTGTgtgattttggttttgctcGAATGCTTA gtCCCGGTGAAAATTATACAGACTACGTAGCAACGCGATGGTACCGAGCGCCGGAACTGCTGGTCGGAGACACACAGTACGGTACACCGGTGGACGTGTGGGCTAtcgggtgtgtgtttgcggAGTTGGTACGCGGTGATGCCCTCTGGCCCGGCCGTAGTGATGTCGATCAGCTGTACCTAATCAGACGCACGCTCGGCGATCTTCTACCTCGGCATCTGGccattttcaatcaaaatgaaTTCTTTAAG GGTATAACGCTTCCCGTGCCACCAACACTGGAAACACTCGAAGCCAAGATGCCTTCACGTACCTTAGCAAACCCGTTGATGATGGATTTCCTGAAG AAATGTTTGGACAAAGATCCAGCCAAACGCTGGTCCTGTGAGCGGTTGGCAACGCATCAGTACTTCGAGGACTATATCACCAAACAGAAGGAGATCGAACAGACGATTACGCTCGAACAGAAGCAAAGCGGTAACCGGGAGCTTAagccgaaaacatcaaacacctCGCTACCACAGCTACCCGGAACGCAAGAGTCACGTGTACCACAGAAGAACCTTTTCCTACGGTCCGATCATCACTTGCCAACCATATAA
- the LOC125764077 gene encoding cyclin-dependent kinase-like 4 isoform X1, protein MFQGTFAIVRSRTILYGVPEQESCCCTVSHHPDDWPGPLPASVQPYPLTDTLAYGSMFVLSTLFSRSRGSSRMDRYEKLSRLGEGSYGVVYKCRDRETGSLVAVKRFVESEDDPAIRKIALREIRLLKNLKHPNLVCLLEVFRRKRRLHLVFEFCEHTVLHELERHPEGCPDNLTKQITYQTIQGVAYCHKQGCLHRDIKPENILLTAQGQVKLCDFGFARMLSPGENYTDYVATRWYRAPELLVGDTQYGTPVDVWAIGCVFAELVRGDALWPGRSDVDQLYLIRRTLGDLLPRHLAIFNQNEFFKGITLPVPPTLETLEAKMPSRTLANPLMMDFLKKCLDKDPAKRWSCERLATHQYFEDYITKQKEIEQTITLEQKQSGNRELKPKTSNTSLPQLPGTQESRVPQKNLFLRSDHHLPTI, encoded by the exons ATGTTCCAGGGAACATTCGCTATCGTTCGGTCGCGCACGATCTTATACGGTGTTCCCGAGCAAGAGTCCTGCTGCTGCACCGTGTCCCATCATCCCGACGATTGGCCGGGACCGTTGCCAGCCAGTGTCCAACCGTACCCACTTACCGACACCCTCGCTTACGGCAGCATGTTCGTCCTGTCGACACTTTTTTCCAGATCACGCGGCAGCAGTAGAATGGATCGGTACGAAAAGCTCAGCCGGCTGGGCGAGGGTTCGTACGGGGTGGTGTACAAGTGTCGCGACCGGGAGACGGGTTCGCTCGTTGCGGTCAAGCGCTTCGTCGAGTCCGAGGACGATCCAGCCATACGGAAGATTGCGCTGCGAGAGATACGCCTGCTGAAGAATCTGAAGCACCCGAACCTTGTCTGCCTGCTGGAGGTATTCCGGCGGAAGCGCCGCCTGCATTTGGTGTTTGAGTTTTGCGAGCACACGGTGCTGCATGAGCTCGAGCGACATCCGGAG GGTTGCCCCGATAACCTTACAAAGCAGATTACGTACCAAACGATCCAGGGCGTTGCCTACTGTCACAAGCAGGGTTGTCTTCATCGGGACATCAAACCGGAAAATATTCTACTTACCGCTCAGGGACAGGTGAAGCTGTgtgattttggttttgctcGAATGCTTA gtCCCGGTGAAAATTATACAGACTACGTAGCAACGCGATGGTACCGAGCGCCGGAACTGCTGGTCGGAGACACACAGTACGGTACACCGGTGGACGTGTGGGCTAtcgggtgtgtgtttgcggAGTTGGTACGCGGTGATGCCCTCTGGCCCGGCCGTAGTGATGTCGATCAGCTGTACCTAATCAGACGCACGCTCGGCGATCTTCTACCTCGGCATCTGGccattttcaatcaaaatgaaTTCTTTAAG GGTATAACGCTTCCCGTGCCACCAACACTGGAAACACTCGAAGCCAAGATGCCTTCACGTACCTTAGCAAACCCGTTGATGATGGATTTCCTGAAG AAATGTTTGGACAAAGATCCAGCCAAACGCTGGTCCTGTGAGCGGTTGGCAACGCATCAGTACTTCGAGGACTATATCACCAAACAGAAGGAGATCGAACAGACGATTACGCTCGAACAGAAGCAAAGCGGTAACCGGGAGCTTAagccgaaaacatcaaacacctCGCTACCACAGCTACCCGGAACGCAAGAGTCACGTGTACCACAGAAGAACCTTTTCCTACGGTCCGATCATCACTTGCCAACCATATAA
- the LOC125764074 gene encoding E3 ubiquitin-protein ligase HRD1-like yields MRTLGLSVISMLLTGLVIGNAYYQKKQFYPSVVYITKSNPSMAVIYIQSLVLVLMLGKLMKKIFLGTLRAAEFEHLMERFWYALTETCLAFTVFRDDFNPKFVALFTVLLFLKSFHWLAEDRVDYMERSPVIGWLFHVRVAGLLLCLGLFDYELISYAYQSTIAKGVTVQLVFGFEYAILMTMVINTAIKYIFHAAELRSDTPWENKAVFLLYTELIIGFTRVVLYVVFVILMVKIFTLPMFAFRPMYYTMRNFKKALNDVILSRRAIRNMNTLYPDATPEELQMSDNICIICREDMVSNSKKLPCGHIFHTACLRSWFQRQQTCPTCRLNILRTPITAATAPATPLPNNNGNDTNNGAGVAGGTDTSRPTMVAGSGGAGGIGATTGAVTTGATLANGLTTAGTGALPLFPPGPMMLPPFPFVGMPSYTMPLPPVPPSLDTLSDEEVRAMEGNERRHIEERIKHLQNIRTLLDASVALMNQYAAITARLPPEAVAHLQQQSQTAQPNLSMANSINTAASNIATATKTPATITTSATSDAAMAVSGGSTSNPTSPPVTANVVPESSSSSSSSNKPSSSKVSDSDNNRVSNNSVPPTGRPAGSSSGLSQPKLEDLGPLSSDEDDTSVKLKKEPLPNDSKVLLITPDQMQDAAGPSRVTELNGGGALKRPESAAMSELRRRRLEKFATASTPDTINSAQEQQQ; encoded by the exons ATGCGTACCCTAGGGCTGTCCGTAATCAGCATGCTCCTGACCGGGCTGGTGATTGGCAATGCTTACTATCAGAAGAAGCAGTTCTACCCATCGGTGGTGTACATCACGAAATCCAACCCGAGCATGGCC GTCATATACATTCAGTCGCTCGTGCTTGTGCTGATGTTAGgtaaattgatgaaaaaaatcttcctcGGCACGCTACGGGCGGCCGAATTCGAACACCTAATGGAGCGGTTCTGGTACGCGCTGACGGAAACCTGCCTCGCGTTTACCGTCTTTCGAGATGATTTCAATCCAAAGTTTGTGGCACTGTTTACGGtgttactttttctaaaatccTTTCACTGGCTGGCAGAAGATCGTGTCGATTAT ATGGAACGCAGCCCCGTGATCGGTTGGTTATTTCACGTCCGAGTGGCGGGACTGTTGCTATGTTTGGGATTGTTCGATTACGAGCTAATATCGTACGCGTACCAGTCCACTATCGCGAAAGGCGTTACCGTGCAGCTTGTGTTTGGTTTCGAGTACGCCATCCTAATGACGATGGTCATTAACACGGCCATAAAATACATCTTCCACGCAGCCGAACTGCGTTCAGACACACCGTGGGAAAACAAGGCGGTATTCCTACTGTACACCGAACTGATCATTGGCTTCACGCGTGTCGTACTGTACGTggtgtttgttattttgatgGTCAAAATATTCACCCTACCGATGTTTGCCTTCCGTCCGATGTACTACACCATGCG AAACTTCAAGAAAGCTTTGAACGACGTAATTCTTTCGCGGCGCGCCATCCGCAACATGAATACGCTCTATCCGGACGCGACACCCGAGGAGCTGCAAATGTCGGACAACATTTGCATCATCTGTCGCGAGGACATGGTGAGCAACTCGAAGAAGCTCCCGTGTGGTCACATATTCCATACAGCTTGTCTGCGTTCCTGGTTCCAACGGCAGCAGACGTGTCCGACCTGCCGGTTAAACATTTTGCGAACACCGATTACAGCTGCCACTGCTCCTGCCACCCCGTTGCCGAACAACAATGGAAACGACACTAATAATGGTGCCGGCGTTGCTGGCGGTACCGACACTAGCCGTCCGACGATGGTTGCTGGTAGTGGAGGTGCTGGTGGCATTGGAGCCACTACTGGTGCTGTGACTACCGGGGCTACATTAGCGAATG GTCTTACGACGGCAGGAACGGGTGCATTACCATTGTTTCCTCCTGGTCCCATGATGTTGCCACCATTCCCATTTGTTGGTATGCCCTCATATACGATGCCCTTGCCACCGGTGCCACCATCGCTGGACACACTGTCTGACGAGGAGGTACGCGCGATGGAAGGCAATGAAAGGCGCCATATCGAGGAACGCATTAAGCATCTGCAGAACATACGCACCCTGCTCGATGCATCCGTTGCGCTCATGAATCAGTACGCAGCCATAACGGCCCGTCTGCCACCGGAAGCCGTAGCCCATTTGCAGCAGCAATCGCAAACGGCGCAACCAAATCTATCGATGGCCAATTCTATTAATACTGCTGCTAGTAACATTGCTACTGCTACGAAAACACCGGCAACAATCACCACATCTGCAACCTCGGATGCAGCAATGGCTGTAAGTGGTGGTAGCACCAGTAATCCAACGTCACCACCAGTGACAGCAAATGTTGTCcccgaaagcagcagcagcagcagcagcagtaataAACCTAGCAGCAGTAAGGTTAGTGATAGTGATAACAATAGAGTAAGTAACAACAGCGTACCGCCCACCGGGCGGCCAGCTGGCAGTAGTTCGGGATTGTCTCAACCGAAGCTAGAAGATCTCGGACCGCTCAGCAGCGATGAAGACGACACATCGGTAAAGCTGAAAAAGGAACCATTACCGAACGATagcaaagttttgcttatcACACCCGATCAGATGCAGGATGCAGCCGGTCCGTCGAGAGTGACGGAGCTAAACGGTGGGGGCGCATTAAAACGACCCGAAAGTGCTGCGATGAGCGAGTTGCGCCGTCGGCgtttggaaaagtttgccACTGCGAGCACACCGGATACGATAAACAGTGCGCAGGAACAGCAACAGTAA
- the LOC125766526 gene encoding thioredoxin domain-containing protein 17-like — protein sequence MVHKHSVAGYDAFVAFMKDFNGNGDAINILFTGAKLDNGESWCSDCVEAAPFIETAVNTKAPENSHFIYVDVGDRPTWKDMNNPFRKDTNTHLSVIPTMIRWKNPQRLEGEQCAKADLLELFFSEDD from the exons ATGGTGCATAAACATTCCGTCGCTGGCTACGATGCATTCGTTGCATTTATGAAAGACTTCAACGGAAACGGAGACGCGATCAATATTCTTTTCACCGGTGCAAAGCTCGATAACGGTGAGAGCTGGTGTAGCGACTGTGTGGAAG CGGCACCATTCATCGAAACTGCAGTCAACACGAAAGCACCAGAGAATTCGCATTTCATTTACGTCGATGTAGGCGATCGACCAAC ATGGAAAGATATGAACAACCCCTTTCGCAAGGACACCAATACTCATCTTTCGGTTATACCGACGATGATACGATGGAAAAATCCTCAACGGCTGGAAGGTGAACAATGCGCCAAGGCTGACCTGTTAGAGCTATTTTTTTCGGAAGATGACTAA